AGCAGGTAGCGACCGCGCTGGTCCACGTCCACCTCCCGCACCTCGCCGGCGCCGACCTAGTCGACTACGACCGGCAGGCACGGACGGTTCGACTCACCGAGGCCGCGGAGCGACTGGAATCGATGGTGGCGCCGCTGCTGGCGTAGGGGCCGCCGCCGTCCGGAGTTGGTGACGTCGTCGACCGTCACGAAAGCGACCGAGCGGGTTCAATGCCCCGCCTCCTGGGGGTTCAGTTCGGTCCCGTAGTGCTCGGCGTGGTCGGTGTACTGCCCCCGACGACTACTCCTCGGGGAGCAGGCGGTCGACGACTTCCTCGGGGTCGAACCGTTCGAGGTCGTCGTAGTCCTGCCCGGTCCCAAGGAAGAGAATCGGCTTGCCCGTCACGTGGGCGATCGAGATGGCCGCGCCGCCCTGCGGGTCGGCGTCGGCCTTCGTGAGGACGGCGCCGTCGATCTCGGCGGCGTCGTCGAACTCGCGGGCGCGGTTGACCGCGTCCTGGCCGGCGACGGACTCGTCGACGAAGATCGTCATGTCCGGATCGATGACCCGGTCGATCTTCTCCAGTTGCGCCATCAGGTCGTCGGAGGTGTGGAGGCGACCGGCGGTGTCGCCCAGCACGACGTCGACGTCGTTGGCCTCGGCGTACTCGACGGCGTCGTAGAGCACGGCGGCCGGATCCGAGCCCTGCTCGTGAGAGATCAGGGTCTGGTCGAGGTTGTCCGCGTGCTTCTGGAGCTGCTCGTTGGCGCCGGCCCGGTACGTGTCGCCGTTGGCCAGCACCGTCGAGATACCCTTGTTCTCCAGGCGCTCCGAGAGCTTCGCGATGGTCGTGGTCTTGCCGACGCCGTTGACGCCGGTGAACACGATGGTGACCGGCTTGTCCGCGTCGGAGATGCGCTCCTCGAAGTCGAACTGGCCGACGCTGATCACGTCGTACAGCGCCTCCCGGAGCGCGTCCTGAACGAGGTTGCCGGTGCTCTCCAGCCGACGACGGGTGTCGCCCACGAGGTTCTCCTTCACGCCGTCGAGGATCTCCTGGGCGACCCCCATCTCGACGTCGCTGGACAGCAGCGCTAGCTCGAGGTCGTCGAGGTGCTTCTCGAGGTCCTCCTCGTCGATGACGGACTTGCCCGTCGCGAGGACCTTGGCGCGCCCGAGGACGCCACGGCCGCCGTCGTCCTCGTCCTCGTCTTCCTCGTCGGCGTCGTCGGACTCGGCGTCGACCGTGTCCGGTTCCGTCTCGTCGGCGTCCGCCTCGCCGGCGTCCGCTTCCGCTGTCTCCGACGCAGCGGCGTCCTCGACGCCCGGCTCGGCCGCTTCGTCGGCCGCCGCCTCGGACGACTCGGCTTCGGGAGTCGGCTCCGCCTCGGGCTCGACCGTCTCGGCCGCAGCGCCGGCCTCGACGTCGGCCGCTCTGGACTCGGCTTCGGGTGTCTCAGCGGCGGCTTCCTCGTCAGCGGCGGCTTCCTCGGCAGCCGCCTCCTCCTCGGCAGCCTCGGCGGCCTCCTCGTCCACGTCCTCCTCGACGTCGGACGTGAACCTGCCGAGCTTGTCTTTCAGTCCGTCGAACATGTAGCCCCCTTACTCGTCGCCCTGCTCTTCCTGCTGCATCATCTGCTGCATCTGCTGCTGCTGCATCTGCTGGGCCTGCTGCTCCAGCTGCTCCTTCTCGGACTCCAGCTCCGCGATCTGGGACTGGAGCTCCTCGATCCGGTCGTCGATGGTGTCCTTCTTGGTCTCGAGGCTGTCGACGGCGCCGTCCTGGTCGCGCTCGGCGGAGTAGCCGCCGCCCAGCGAGACGACGATCTCGTCGATGTCGGCGATCTCGGCGCGGGCGTAGGCGTCGCCGCCCAGCGGCACCTGCACCGTCGCGCCGGACTCGAGGGTGTCGATGGCCTCGATGGCCTCGTCGATGTCGGTCTGCTCCTCGCGGAGTCCCTCGATCTCCTCCTCGACGGCCTCCTGCTCCTGCTCGATCTGCTCGATCTCCTGTGCGACCTGCTGCATCTGGCCGCCACCGCCGCCACCACCGAGGCTCATGCTGCCACCTCCTCGACCTCGATCTGCGTGCGCTTGAGGTTGTGCCGGGAGCCGAACTCGGCGTAGGCGCGCTCCTCGGCCACGTCCTCGTTCGGTGCCTCGATGCCGGTCTCGAATGCCTGCCAGCCCTCTCGAGCCTTGAACGAACCCGTCACAGTATACTCGGTCATGTGTTCCCGTGCGTCTGGGGCAGGGAAGTATCTTCCGTCTCCCGGTCTCCCGCCCGCTCGCCCGCTTCGCGGCGATAGCGCGATTGACAGCGCCGATCAGCGCTCTGTCTGGTCGTCTCGTGCACTGTGCCCGCCGTAGTGATTTCTCTGCGTCGGGTGGCGAGAGCAACGGCGAGGACAGCCGTGCACGTGGGTCGGTGATGGGAACGGACGGAGTCGGGAGCGGGCGGCCGGTTCGAGGGCCGCGGGGAGACTGTCTCCGACGAGCACGGCACCGACGACGACAGCGGTATGAGAGAGACTACGCGGATCTGGTCGATCCGCTCGAGCGGGTCCGGAAAGCGACCGCCGGGTCAATCGATGTAGCCCAGCGCGTCCTCGATGCGGCCCAGTTCCGGTCCGGTCGTGTCCCGGCCGACGACGTAACCGCTGTCGTTGGCCAGCAGGCCCGAACCGACGAGCGGCGCGCCGTAGTTGACCGTCCCGATGTCCGCGGGGACGCCCAGTAGCTCCTCGAGGGCGTCGAGTTCGGGGTCGGTGGCCTTGGGGTGACAGAGCACGCCGCGGTCGGTCGCGACGGCGGCGGTCCCTACTGTCTCGACGTCGGCCAGCGTCCCGCGCTCGACGGGGACTTCGAGAGCGTCCTCGACGGCCTGGACGGCCTCCCGCGAGAGGTCGGCGTGGACGTACGCCCCCGCGTCGTTGCAGAGGACGACGTTGCCGGCGGCGTTGATCCGCCCCGGCAGTTCGTAGACCGGCAGGTCCACGGCCGCAGCGATGCGCTCGCGCTCCGTCTCGCGGACGCGACTGGAGACCAGCAGGCCGTTGTCGTTGCCGACCGCTAGCGCGCCGACGGTGCCGGACCCGCCGATGGTCGTGGGGACGACCGGGACCTCCAGTTCCGCCTCGAGGTCCGCGGCGAGGTCGTCCTCGACGTCGGGACGGACCAGCAGGCACTGGTCGGTCGCGCGCGCGAAGACGCCGACGTACGCCGAACCGGAGAAGGCCGCGCGGAGCAAGATTCTACGCCGTCTCTGCCTCGACGATGCTCTCGCCCTCTTCGTCGAAGCGGGCGGCCCGGACGCGGAGCTTCCGCGGCGGGTTCGAGCGGCCCTGCTCCCAGATCGTCTCGTTGATCGAGGGGTCCAGGCGCACGGCGTCCTCGTCGACTGCGAAGTGCTTGGCTAGGTGCTCGCGGACGATGGACATCGCCTTGTCTGCCCGCTCCTGGCTCGGTGCCGCGTTCGCGTCGCGGAGCGGAACCGTGACGACCCGCTCCTCGAAGTCGCTCGCGCTCATTATTCGTCCGTGCTGCTACGCCGCCAGTTGCGACGCTTGGGGTTGCGCTGCGTTTCGCGGTCCGTCTTGAGGATGACCCACGCCGGGACTCGGCTGTTCTGGTTGTCGAGTTTCGCGAGGCGCTGTTTCTTGGCCTTCGACTTCTTACCCATGGTGTAGGTGACTTCCGCGGCGGGGCATAAATGGGTTTCTTTTGGGTACGAGGCCCGCCCTTCGGGCGCGCCTCGGTAATGCGAGCGGGAGCCGAACGGATGCCGCTCGTTATCAACCGCTGGAATCGGGGCCCGAGAGTTATACCGGGAGAGCCGAGAGGGGAGAGAGATGAGGCGGCGGACGCTGCTCCGGTCGCTCGGTGCGGGCGCGGCCGCGTTCGGAGCGGGCTGTCTGGGATTCGGCGGGGAGGTCCTCGTCAGCGTCCAGAAGAGCGTGCGCGTGCCCGCCGGCGGCGGCTGGTCCCGGGAGCTACCGGACGTGTCCGACCAAGGCGGAGCGATTTCCTACGAGGCCACGTCCGAGGACGGGTCGTTCGACGTCTACCTCTTCCGGGAGGCGGAGTTCCGGTATTACGACGAGTACGTGACGGGGCGCGACCCGGAGCGGACGCCGAAGGGCCTGCAGCAGTTCAGCAAAGTCGCCGTGGAAGCCGACGGCGGCGTCTACGAGGCCGCGACCGAGAACGACGGGGCGCGGGAGCCGCTGGACACCGAGGGACCGTACCACTTCGTCGTCGACCACTCGAATTACCGGCTGGGACGACGGATGGACGACCACGCGGAGCGGCTGTCGGCGTTCGTCGACCTCGAACTCGTCGAGCAGCGGATCGGGCTCTAGACGAACGCCAGCGGGACCATCGCGAGGACGCCGGCTGCGACGCCCGCCGTCAGCTCGCGGCGACCGCCACCGGGGAGATCTCGGCCCTGTTCCAGCGCCTCCGGGAGGAACTCCGTAGCGACGAGGTAGACCATCGCGCCGGCCGCGAAGCCGAAGCCCAGCGGGAGGAACTCGCGAGCCAGCGAGACGAACGCATAAGCGATCACGGCGCCGATCGGCTGAGGCAGCGAGGAGAAGACGGCCCACCACACCATCCGCCACTCGCTGACGCCCATCGATCGCAGCGGGATGGAGACGGCCACGCCCTCGGGGACGTTGTGAATCGAGATGGCGACCGTCATGAACGCGGCGAGCACCGGAATCGAGACCCCGAGCGTCTCGACCGTCTCGGCACCCCCCAGACCGAGTTCCGCGAAGGAGACGCCCACCGCGACGCCCTCGGGGAAGCTGTGGACCGTCAGCACGCCCAGGATCAGCAGGAGCTTCCTGAAGTCCGCGCGCTCGTACTGCTCGGGATGGTGATCGATCCCCTCCGCGACCTCGTGTCCGACCGCGACGAGAGCGATGCCGGCGAGCGCGCCCGGCACCAGTAGCCAGGTCGACCCGTAAGCCAGCCCCTCCTGGACCAGCCCGAACAGCGACGCCGCGAGCATGATGCCCGACGCGACCCCCCAGAGTGCGACGTTCCACCGGTCCGAGAACTCATCGACGACGAAGAAGGGCATCGCCCCGAGCCCCGTCGCCAGCGCGGTGACCAGCCCCGCGACGAAGACTATCGAGAGGTACTCGATCGAGGCCATACCGGCGCTTGGCGGCGGCCGCAAGTAAGAGTTATCACTAACCTGATTACTTTCGGTCAGCCTAGATCGGTCGCGGAGCGCGTGCACGGACGGTGGCTGCGGCGTCAGCTGGGCAGAAGTGATACGCGAATTTCATTATCTCCCGGCCGCCGGCGTAGCGCGCAGTCAGTTCTCGCCGTCGAGCGGAATCCGCTCCAGCGCCGTGTACTCGGGTCCCTCGCTCCGCAGCACGCTCTCGGTCAGCCGGATCTCGTCGACCCACAGCGTCCCGACCTCGGGGTGGCGCTCCTCGACGACCTCCTGAACCAGCTCCTTGCCGCCGGCGTGCTCCATCCGGGCGAGGGTGGCGTGCGGCGTGAAGTCGTGGTCCTCCGGATCGAAGCCCATCGCCGTGGTGCGGTCCTCGATGGCCTCGTGGAGGCGGGTCAGCTGCTCGCTCCCGTCCTCGACGCCGAGCCACACCACGCTGATGTAGTCCAGGCTCGGGAACACGCCCAGCCCGGCGAAGCGGGCCTCGAAGGGGTCGACGCCGGCGTCATCGACCGCCGACGCCAGTTCCGTCGCGAGGTCGTCGGCGCGGTCCGGGTCGGTGTCCCCGAGGAACTTCATCGTCACGTGGGCCTGCTCCGGGTCCGTGAAGTTCAGCCCCGACGCGTCGGTCAGCATGTCCTGCACCGCGGCGACCTCCTCGGCGAGGCCGTCGAGGTCGACGCTGACGAACAGTCGCTTGCCCATAGCGGCGGTCCGGGCGCTAGCGTCTTGAGTGTTCGACACCGGCCGGCTTTTTTCCGGACCGCCGGGGAAACATTCATCGACGACCCGGCAGGCGGCGACGAACACGGATCCGAGCGGCCGTGAGCGTGACGTAGCCCTTATTCGGCTGCCCCAACAAGGGGCGTTCATGACTGACCGAGAGCGCGACGACCACGAGTTCTCCTCGGGGCAGGGGTTCGACGACCCCTACGAGGGGTTCGACCTCGAGACGCCCGAACTGTCCGTGGACACGGACAAGGTCGATCCCGTCGACTCGCGGGTCCTCACGGACATGCTCGACGAGGACAGCGTCGCCACCGAGGAGGTCGACGCCGAGCAACTGATCGACGTCGGCGTCTCCTACGTGCACATCAACCGCCACGAGCAGGCCGCGGACACCTTCGAGCGGGCCGCCCGCTTCGCGGAGGACGACCGGCTCGAACAGGAGGCCTGGACTAACAAGGGCGCGGCCCACGCCGAGATGGAGGAGTGGGACGCCGCCGTCGGCGCGTACAGGGAGGCGCTGAACGTCGCCGAGGAGTCCGACCACGCCGCCACGGCCGAGACGAACCTCGCCTACGCCCTCTGGGAGTCCGGCCGCACCGAACAGGCCCTGGAGCACGCCGAGCGGGCCGTCGAGATCGACCCCCGCTTCGCCGAGGGCTGGTACAACCGCGGATTCTTCCTGCTGGAGCGCGGCCTGGCCGAAGACGCCGTCAACGCCTTCGACAACGCCATCCGCCTGGGCTTCCGGAACGCGGACATCCTGGAGGAGAAGGCCCGCGCGCTGGAGGAGATGGGCGAGTACGACCGCGCCGAGGAAGTCGCCGAGGAGGCCGAGGAGCTGCGCGAGGAGGCCGAAGAGCAGCTGCTGGAATGATACTCAACGAGCGCGAGACCGAGGAGGGGCTGCTCGTCTCCGTCTGCGACCCCGACGTGATGGGCGAGACCTTCGAGAGCGGCGCGGTCTCGCTGACCGTCGACGAGGAGTTCTACGGCGGCGAGGAGGCCGACGAGCAGGCGGTCGTCGAGAGCCTCGCGAAGTGCACGACGGCCAACCTCGTCGGCGAGGAGAGCGTCGCCCTGGCCATCGAACACGGATTCGTCGACGAGGAGAACGTCCTCGACCTCGGCGGGACCCGCCACGCGCAACTGCTCTGGATGTGAGCGCCGCTCCCGCGACGTCGACCGCCACTCCGGCGACGGCCACCCGACGTGGGAGCTACTCGATTCGCAGCGAGCTCAGGTTCCAGCCGCCGGTGAGGACCACCAGCCGCAGCGTGTGCAGGCCGGCGGGGAGTTCGACGGTCGTCCCGGCGGTCTCCCAGTCGTACCACCCGCCGGTGGCGTCGAACGTGACGGCCTTCAGCGGCGTCCGGTCGACCACGACGCCGAACGTGCCGCCGCCGTAGTCGGCCTCCGCGGCGACCCGGGCGCTGACCTCGTACTCGCCGGCGCGCTCGACCTCGACGTCGTAGGCGAGCCACTCGTCGCTGGCGAGCCAGCCGACCCCGCCCTCTTCGGCGATGGGGCCGTCTTCGTTCTCGCGGACGTAGCGGTACTCGTGATAGCTCCCGCCGGGGACCCGCCCGGGGACCCCGTGGCGCTCCCGACCGGGGCGCTCGTCGCCGCCGCCCCGCTCGGTCCGGTCGTCCGACGGCTCCGACGGGCCGGTCTCGCTGACGCTCCCCCCGCCCTCCCGACCGGTCGAACCCACCATCGTGGGTTTTTCTCATCAGTAATCGACAATACTTTTTCGGTCTAGTGGGTAATGCTACGGTCGCGGCCGGAGGATATTTCGGCCGTCGCCTCCGACGCCCCGGCATGTACTCGCGGGATCATCTGTTGCTCTCGATCGCCGTCGGCGCCGTGGCGACCCGTCTACTCGACCTCCCAGTGCCCTGGTGGGTAGCGATCGGCATCGCCGCCGTCGTGGGCGTCGGCATCGACGTCGATCACTTCCTCGTGGCGCGGCTGACCACCGGCGAGTGGGCGGCCGTGCGACGGGCGCTGGCGAACCCGCGGGCCGTCTTCGTCGATCAGGATGCCCTCTTCGAGCCCGGCGAAATCTGGCCGATCCAGCGGCTCTGTAGCCACGTGGCGCTGGCGGGACCGCTGGTCGGTGGCACCTGGCTGGTCGACGCCGGCCTGGGAGTCCTGATCGCGGTAGTCCTGTACGCACACCTCCTCTCGGACCTGCTCTGGGACGTCGCTCGGCTCGACGTCTATCGAGAGCGACACGTGGCGTACGCTCGCGAACGGAGAGACTGATCCCCCACCCGGCACCGCCGGACCGCACCAGATCCGCGGTGCCGCCGGGAGCGCAGCAGGTGTTGTGCCCGTGAGGGGGTCGCCGTCGGTCGGGTTTCCCTGATAACTCCCGGCACCCCACCGGGAGATGCCGCTACCCTCGCATAAGCATTGTGCTAGTTTTTCATTATCGATATCGCCAGGATGTTTTGGCGAACCGAAATAATGTTCCCCGTCGAGCCCCTCCCCATACGTAATGGGACAGAGCGAACGGGACGGGCTAGACGTGGAGCGCATCCGCGAGGACTTCCCGATCCTCCAGCGGGAGTTCCGGGGCGAGCAGGTGGCCTACCTCGACAACGCGGCGACGAGCCAGACGCCGGACCAGGTCGTCGACGCCATCGCTCACTACTACCGGCAGACGAACGCGAACGTCCACCGCGGGCTCCATCACCTCAGCCAGGAGGCCTCCATCGCCTACGAGGAGGCCCACGACCGCGTCGCCGAGTTCGTTGGTGCGGAGGGCCGCGAGGAGGTCGTGTTCACCAAGAACACCACGGAGGCGATCAACACCGTCGCCTACGCCTGGGGGCTGGCCGAACTGGGCCCCGGCGACGAGGTCGTCCTGACGGAGATGGACCACCACGCCACGCTTGTCACCTGGCAGCAGATCGCGAGGAAGACCGGCGCGGAGGTGAAGTTCGCCCGCGTCGACGATGACGGCTACCTCGACGTGGACCACCTCCGGGAGCTCGTCACCGACGACACCGAACTGGTGGGCGTCCCCCACGTCTCGAACACGCTCGGGACGATCGCGCCCGTCGAGGAGATCGGCGAGATCGCCCACGGCCACGGGGCGCTGTACTTCGTCGACGGCGCCCAGTCGGTGCCGCACATGCCCGTCGACGTCCAGGCGATGGACGCCGACTTCTTCGCCTTCTCCGGGCACAAGATGTGCGGCCCGACCGGCATCGGCGTCCTCTACGGGAAAGAGCACCTGCTGGCGGAGATGCAGCCGTACCTCTACGGCGGCATGATGATCGAGAAGGTCACCTTCGAGGAGTCGACCTGGCACGAGCTGCCGTGGAAGTTCGAGGCCGGCACGCCGCCCATCGCCCAGGGCATCGCGCTGGCGGAGGCCTGCGACTACCTCGACGACATCGGCATGGAGCGGGTCCAGCGCCACGGCGAGCGCCTGGCCGAGTACGCCCACGACCGCCTCTCGGAGTTCGACGACGTCACCATCCTCGGCCCGCCGGCCGACGACCGGGCCGCGCTGGTCTCCTTTAACCTCGATACCGTCCACGCCCACGACGCCTCCGAGATCCTCAACGACTACGCCGTCGCCGTCCGCGCCGGCGACCACTGCACCCAGCCGCTGCACGACAAGCTCGGCGTTCCCGCCTCCACCCGCGCCTCGTTCTACATCTACAACACGGAGGAAGAGGTCGACAGGCTCGTCGCCGCCCTCGACGAGGCCCGCCAGCTGTTCGCCTGACCGCGAGCGAAGTCCGTTCCTGCGTTTCCGTACCGATTCCGGGCCAGTTGCGGCCGTCTCCGTCGCATTTATGTGATTATGTATCAAACCCCACTGGCCGGAGCAAGTATGTCAGAGCAAAGCACAGAGGACTTCCTGATCCTCCGGTCGCTGGATGACCCGATCACCGAGGAGGAACTACGAGCGGCGGGCGAGGAGTCGGGGGAGGCCCTGAAAGCACTCCGCGATGACGGGGTCGACATCGAGTGGGTCGAGTCGGAGGTACTCACCGACGAGGACGGACGGGTGACGGGGACGTTCTGCCACTACCGCGCCGAGGACGAGGACGCGATCCGGGAACACGCCGACCGGGCCGGCCTCCCCGCCACTCGCATCGACCGCCGCGGCGAGCCGCTGGACGGCGAGTGACGCGGCGAGCGCCAGCCCACCACGAGCCGTCCGTGCCCGGTACGTGAGTGTCTGAGGACTGTCAGTAACGATGTGGCGGTCGACGACGCGCTCAGGACAGGGTGATATCGAGGACCGGAGACAGCAGGTCGGACGGTTCACCTGGATCCTGAAGGCGGGGTTCGGGACGATCCTGGCCGCCTTCCCGCTGACCGCCGCCGGCAGCCTGCCGGCCAACCTTGACGGCGTCGCCAGCCCCGTCGAGGCGGTCCTGCTGCCGCTGATCTTCGTCGGCGTGGGACTGCTGCTGTTCGGACCGGCACGCACCTTCGCATCACGCACCTGAACCTCGTCCGGCAACTGGCGATCGGGACGACTAGTGGTCGAGCAACGGCCAGGCACGTAGAACGGGGAGCCCGTCGGGAGTGCCGTCAGTACTCGCCCGTGGGCGCGACGTCGCCCTGGTCGATCGGATCGTCGAGGTCGCCCATGATGGCCTCCAGCATGTCCGTCACGGTGACCATGCCGACGACCTCGCCGTCCTCGATGACGAGCGCGAGCTCCTGGTTCTCAGCCTGGAACTGGTCGACGGCGTCGCTGACGTCGACGTCGGGCGAGAGGGTCATCGGCGGCGCGGCCAGCGCCGCGAAGTCGACGTCGCCTTCGGTCAGCGCCTCCCGCTGGCCGCCCAGAACCGGCGTGTAAACGATGCCCTCGAACTCGGTCAGCTCCTCGCCGATCAGCGGGTAGCGCGTGTGGGGGTTCTCGGCCATCCGCCGGAAGTTCTCCTCGGGGTCGACCGCCGTCGAGAGTGCGACGATCTCCTCCGACGGGAGCATCACCTCGCGGACGGGCTGTTCGCCGACGGCCAGCGCGTTCAGCACCTCCTCGCGGCGCTCCTCGGAGACGTCGCCCTCCTCGAGGACCGACCCGACCCGGTTCCGGAGATCGGCGCGGGACTCGATGACGTCCTCCTCGGTCTCCAGCCACGCGCCGGTCATCTCGACGCCCATCAGCCGCAGCGTCCACTTGGCGACGGCGTCGCCCAGCGTGATGACCGGCGAGATCAGCCAGTGAAACCAGTACAGCGGCGTCGCACCGTACCGGCACACCGTCCGGGAGCGCTCGACGCCGAGGTACGTCGGCGTCTGCTCGCCGTGGGTCAGGTGGACGAGGTTGATCAGCAGGAAGGCCAGGATGCCGCCGGAGCCGATCGAGGCCAGCACCGTGTTCGCGAACAGCGGCTCGAAAATGGCTGCCAGCGCCGGTTCGGCCACGATACCGACCGCGATGCTGGAGGCCGTGATCCCGACCTGGCAGGTGGTGAGGTATATCTCCAGGTCCTGGGTCATCTCCCAGGCGCGCTCCAGCGCCCCGTCGGCGTCGCCGACGAACTCCGCCTCGGTGTACTGTCTGGCGCGAGTCAGCGCGAACTCGATGGCGACGAAGAAGGCGTTCGCCAGGATGAGCCCCACGCCCGCTGCGATCCGTACCGCCACCTCGAGTGTGTTCATCGTACGGGGGTTGTCGGCGGACCGTCAAATGAGCGGCGGAACCTGTCGCTCGGCTCGGCGCTATAGCAGCAACTGAAACTGTCTACACAGAGTCACTGCGTCCAATTTCTACGTTAGTCGGCCGTGCCCCACTGCCACTGTGCCAGTTCGAACTTCTCCTGAACGCGGTCGAGGGGCTCCTCGAGGGCGGCGCCGCTGGAGTGGGGATGCTCCCGGGCGAGCCGGTGGGCCCGCCGGAGCCAGTCCCGGGCGGCCTCGTAGCGGTCGGCGCTGTCGTCGTGGTCCTCGCCGAGGTCGTCGCCGGCGCGCTCGCACTCCTCGGCGGCCGCGACCAGCGCGTCGATGAGGTTGCCGACGACCCAGGCCAGCTGGAAGCGCAGCGCCTCGGGGTCGGGACCGACCGCACCGGCCCAGTCGGCGGCCAGCGCGGCCCGGTACCGGTCCAGCGCGTCCTCCCAGGCCGCGACGGCCTCGGCCGGGTCGTCGGTGTCGAGCCCGACGTGGCAGGCGTCCTCCGCCTCGTCGAACAGGTCGGCCGCGACCGCCTCCAGGTCGGCCGACAGGTCCTCGATCGTCCCGGCGAGGTCGCTGTCCGCGGAGGCGTCCGCCTCGCTGTCACCGAGCGCCTCGCGCGCGGCGTCGATCCGGTCGGCGGCCTCGACTGCGACCTCGAACGCCGCGTCGTAGTCACCGCTCGCCCTCGCCTTGCGGGCGTCCTCGAGCAGCTCGGCCACGCGGTCGGTCCAGGTGACCACCTGCAGGTTCTCCAGTTCGTCCTCGATGGGCTCGATGGCTGCCTCCATCAGCTCGGTGGGCGCCGCGTCGTCGTGGGTCGCGCAGTGGTGGGCCTTCGAGAGGCGCATCTGAGCGCGCTGGACGTCGCCGGTCGGGTCCTCGCCCGCCCGGATCGTCTCGCGGGCCTCGGCCATGGCCTCGCGAGCGCCGGCCAGCGTCCCCTCGAGGTCGGCCCACGCGGACCCGACGCGAGAGACGTACGACGCCAGCGCCTCGGCCCGGTCGGCGTCGACCGGCGAGAACCGGACTGACTCGTCGGCCGTCCTGACGTGCAGCGTCGAGCTGAGCAGCCCGTCGCGCAGCTCGGCGCCGGTGACCGCCGCCAGCCGGTAGGTGATCTCCGGCGACTCGGGCTCGCCGCCCAGCAGGAAGTGGATACGCCGGTTCGTGGCCACGGCGTAGGCGTGGCTGCCGTCCTCGGGTTCGATAGTCGTCGTGCGATCGTCGGTAGCGTGCTCGATCCCCTCGGCGCTGGCCGCCGCGGCCTGGACGGCCTCACCCTCCGCGAGCAGCGGTGCCAGCCGGTCGGCGTCGACCTCCGCCGCCGTCGACCCGGAACCGAACGCGTTTGCGATGTCGACTCTGTTTAGCATGACCAGCCCCCGGTATCAATTGGCACACTGACTCAATTATAAGCTTCGATGAGGTCGAAACCAAGGCCCACGAGCTGCCCCGGAACCCTTTTGCCCCGCACTCGCCTATTTCGGTCTACGATGGGCATCGGCGGCTCCGACATGTACCGACAGCAGATTCTCGACCACTACAAGAACCCGCGCAACTCCGGGGAGCTGGAGGACCCCACCTTCACGCACATCGGGGAGAACCCCATGTGCGGCGACGAGATCGAGATGGACGTCCGCCTCGACGACGACGAGGAGACCATCGAGCGGGTGGCCTTCCGCGGCGACGGCTGCGCCATCTCGCAGGCCTCCGCCTCCATGCTCTCCAAGAAGCTCCACGGCATGAGCGTCGACGAGCTCGAGGAGCTGGACCGGGACGACGTCGTCGACATGCTCGGCGTCGACATCTCCCCCATGCGGATCAAGTGCGCGGTACTGGCCGAGAAAGTGGCACAGGACGGCGCGGAGATCTACTTCGGCGAGAAGGACCTCGACAAGACATCGACAGAGGACGACGAAGAGACGCCCGACGAAGCGTAGCGGCTGTCTTCTGCGGTGCTGTCTCTGCGGTTCCAAGCATACCGCGAGCGAACGAAGTGAGCGAGCGGTTTCACCGCAAGCGCGCCGGAGGCGCGCTTGCGGGTGTTTTTCGCGCACGTTTTTGCAAG
This genomic interval from Halomicrobium urmianum contains the following:
- the pfdA gene encoding prefoldin subunit alpha, which translates into the protein MSLGGGGGGGQMQQVAQEIEQIEQEQEAVEEEIEGLREEQTDIDEAIEAIDTLESGATVQVPLGGDAYARAEIADIDEIVVSLGGGYSAERDQDGAVDSLETKKDTIDDRIEELQSQIAELESEKEQLEQQAQQMQQQQMQQMMQQEEQGDE
- the ftsY gene encoding signal recognition particle-docking protein FtsY, translating into MFDGLKDKLGRFTSDVEEDVDEEAAEAAEEEAAAEEAAADEEAAAETPEAESRAADVEAGAAAETVEPEAEPTPEAESSEAAADEAAEPGVEDAAASETAEADAGEADADETEPDTVDAESDDADEEDEDEDDGGRGVLGRAKVLATGKSVIDEEDLEKHLDDLELALLSSDVEMGVAQEILDGVKENLVGDTRRRLESTGNLVQDALREALYDVISVGQFDFEERISDADKPVTIVFTGVNGVGKTTTIAKLSERLENKGISTVLANGDTYRAGANEQLQKHADNLDQTLISHEQGSDPAAVLYDAVEYAEANDVDVVLGDTAGRLHTSDDLMAQLEKIDRVIDPDMTIFVDESVAGQDAVNRAREFDDAAEIDGAVLTKADADPQGGAAISIAHVTGKPILFLGTGQDYDDLERFDPEEVVDRLLPEE
- a CDS encoding tetratricopeptide repeat protein — encoded protein: MTDRERDDHEFSSGQGFDDPYEGFDLETPELSVDTDKVDPVDSRVLTDMLDEDSVATEEVDAEQLIDVGVSYVHINRHEQAADTFERAARFAEDDRLEQEAWTNKGAAHAEMEEWDAAVGAYREALNVAEESDHAATAETNLAYALWESGRTEQALEHAERAVEIDPRFAEGWYNRGFFLLERGLAEDAVNAFDNAIRLGFRNADILEEKARALEEMGEYDRAEEVAEEAEELREEAEEQLLE
- a CDS encoding translation initiation factor IF-6; this encodes MLRAAFSGSAYVGVFARATDQCLLVRPDVEDDLAADLEAELEVPVVPTTIGGSGTVGALAVGNDNGLLVSSRVRETERERIAAAVDLPVYELPGRINAAGNVVLCNDAGAYVHADLSREAVQAVEDALEVPVERGTLADVETVGTAAVATDRGVLCHPKATDPELDALEELLGVPADIGTVNYGAPLVGSGLLANDSGYVVGRDTTGPELGRIEDALGYID
- the rpl18a gene encoding 50S ribosomal protein L18Ae produces the protein MTEYTVTGSFKAREGWQAFETGIEAPNEDVAEERAYAEFGSRHNLKRTQIEVEEVAA
- a CDS encoding DUF424 domain-containing protein, with amino-acid sequence MILNERETEEGLLVSVCDPDVMGETFESGAVSLTVDEEFYGGEEADEQAVVESLAKCTTANLVGEESVALAIEHGFVDEENVLDLGGTRHAQLLWM
- a CDS encoding 50S ribosomal protein L39e, producing MGKKSKAKKQRLAKLDNQNSRVPAWVILKTDRETQRNPKRRNWRRSSTDE
- a CDS encoding ZIP family metal transporter; the protein is MASIEYLSIVFVAGLVTALATGLGAMPFFVVDEFSDRWNVALWGVASGIMLAASLFGLVQEGLAYGSTWLLVPGALAGIALVAVGHEVAEGIDHHPEQYERADFRKLLLILGVLTVHSFPEGVAVGVSFAELGLGGAETVETLGVSIPVLAAFMTVAISIHNVPEGVAVSIPLRSMGVSEWRMVWWAVFSSLPQPIGAVIAYAFVSLAREFLPLGFGFAAGAMVYLVATEFLPEALEQGRDLPGGGRRELTAGVAAGVLAMVPLAFV
- the thpR gene encoding RNA 2',3'-cyclic phosphodiesterase; amino-acid sequence: MGKRLFVSVDLDGLAEEVAAVQDMLTDASGLNFTDPEQAHVTMKFLGDTDPDRADDLATELASAVDDAGVDPFEARFAGLGVFPSLDYISVVWLGVEDGSEQLTRLHEAIEDRTTAMGFDPEDHDFTPHATLARMEHAGGKELVQEVVEERHPEVGTLWVDEIRLTESVLRSEGPEYTALERIPLDGEN
- a CDS encoding 50S ribosomal protein L31e; amino-acid sequence: MSASDFEERVVTVPLRDANAAPSQERADKAMSIVREHLAKHFAVDEDAVRLDPSINETIWEQGRSNPPRKLRVRAARFDEEGESIVEAETA